The following coding sequences are from one Onychostoma macrolepis isolate SWU-2019 chromosome 24, ASM1243209v1, whole genome shotgun sequence window:
- the eif1b gene encoding eukaryotic translation initiation factor 1b — translation MSNIQNLQSFDPFADATKGDDLLPAGTEDKIHIRIQQRNGRKTLTTVQGIADDYDKKKLVKAFKKKFACNGTVIEHPEYGEVIQLQGDQRKNICQFLLEINIVKEEQLKVHGF, via the exons ATGTCCAATATACAGAACCTCCAGTCCTTCG ATCCCTTTGCTGATGCAACTAAGGGTGACGACTTGCTCCCGGCTGGGACTGAGGATAAAATCCACATAAGGATTCAGCAACGGAACGGCCGCAAAACGCTGACCACAGTGCAAGGCATCGCTGATGATTATGATAAAAAGAAACTTGTAAAAGCCTTTAAAAAG AAATTTGCCTGCAATGGTACGGTGATCGAGCACCCAGAGTATGGAGAGGTGATTCAGTTACAAGGGGACCAAAGGAAGAATATCTGTCAGTTTCTGCTGGAG ATCAACATCGTAAAGGAAGAGCAGTTGAAGGTTCACGGATTTTAA